From the genome of Halomonas sp. MCCC 1A13316, one region includes:
- a CDS encoding PA0069 family radical SAM protein: MPGFDQKQLRKGRGATYNPDNRFAPTQSQTEDDGWWQEEMPTRLATIVSDEQARSALSWNDSPDLAFDRSLNPYRGCEHGCIYCYARPSHAYWDLSPGIDFETRLIARSGLVDRLRDEFCKRSYVCRPIALSGNTDCYQPLEAERGSTREILAFLLECRHPVSLITKSALILRDLDLLSELARHRLARVSISLTSLDTELKRSLEPRTASPAARLRTIEQLRKAGIPVGVMVAPIIPGLTDHELERLLEAARDAGAESAGWTLLRLPHEVAPLFEDWLQAHYPERAGKVMSLVRQCRSGADYDSRFGKRMRGEGIFAELIAQRFDKACRRLGLNDPEKREARQLDTTSFRPPRAQGDLFA; the protein is encoded by the coding sequence ATGCCTGGATTCGATCAGAAGCAGCTACGCAAGGGCCGTGGCGCCACCTACAACCCCGACAACCGCTTCGCCCCTACCCAAAGCCAAACGGAGGACGATGGCTGGTGGCAGGAAGAGATGCCAACGCGGCTGGCCACGATCGTCAGCGACGAGCAGGCGCGCAGCGCACTCTCCTGGAACGACTCGCCCGATCTTGCCTTCGACCGCTCGCTCAACCCTTACCGCGGCTGCGAGCATGGCTGCATCTACTGCTATGCGCGGCCCAGCCACGCCTACTGGGACCTGTCGCCGGGCATCGACTTCGAGACCCGTCTGATCGCCCGTAGCGGCCTGGTCGATCGGCTACGCGACGAGTTTTGCAAGCGCAGCTACGTGTGCCGGCCCATCGCGCTTTCCGGCAACACCGACTGCTACCAGCCACTGGAAGCGGAGCGCGGCAGCACCCGAGAGATACTCGCCTTCCTGCTCGAGTGCCGCCATCCGGTTTCCCTCATCACCAAGAGTGCGCTGATCCTGCGTGACCTGGACCTGCTCTCCGAGCTGGCCCGCCATCGCCTGGCCAGGGTCTCGATCAGCCTCACCAGCCTGGACACCGAACTCAAGCGCAGCCTGGAGCCGCGCACCGCCTCCCCTGCCGCACGCCTGCGTACCATCGAGCAGTTGAGAAAAGCCGGTATACCGGTGGGGGTCATGGTCGCGCCGATCATCCCGGGCTTGACCGACCACGAGCTGGAGCGTCTGCTCGAGGCGGCCCGCGACGCCGGGGCGGAATCAGCCGGATGGACGTTGCTGCGCCTGCCGCACGAGGTGGCGCCGCTGTTCGAGGATTGGCTGCAGGCACACTACCCGGAGCGGGCCGGCAAAGTGATGAGCCTGGTGCGCCAGTGTCGCAGCGGCGCCGACTACGACAGCCGCTTCGGCAAGCGCATGCGCGGCGAGGGAATATTTGCCGAGCTCATCGCCCAGCGCTTCGACAAGGCCTGCCGCCGTCTGGGCCTCAACGACCCGGAAAAGCGCGAAGCGCGCCAGCTCGACACCACGTCCTTCCGGCCACCCCGGGCTCAGGGCGACCTGTTCGCCTGA
- a CDS encoding glutathione S-transferase family protein: MYRLHIANKNYSSWSLRPWVLMRQLDIPFEERLTPFEPGSNWTAFRSFSPSGLVPCLEDGERVVWESLAIVEYLAERHAGVWPAADEARAWARCANSEMHAGFSPLRSLCPMNCGVRVRLHAIPDALAHNLARLDELWQQGLERFGGPFLAGDTFTAVDAFFAPVAFRVQSFALDLGEPSMAYVERLLALPAMQQWYQAALDEPWREAGHEAEVQENGTVIEDLRHLS, translated from the coding sequence ATGTATCGCCTTCATATCGCTAACAAGAACTACTCTTCCTGGTCACTACGCCCCTGGGTGCTGATGCGGCAGTTGGACATCCCGTTCGAGGAGCGCCTGACCCCCTTCGAGCCGGGATCGAACTGGACTGCGTTTCGCTCATTCTCGCCTTCCGGACTGGTGCCCTGCCTGGAGGACGGCGAACGCGTCGTATGGGAGTCGCTGGCGATCGTCGAATACCTGGCCGAGCGTCACGCCGGCGTATGGCCTGCCGCTGACGAGGCGCGCGCCTGGGCGCGCTGCGCCAACAGCGAGATGCATGCCGGCTTTTCTCCTTTGCGCAGCCTGTGCCCGATGAACTGCGGGGTCAGGGTGCGGTTGCACGCGATACCGGACGCCCTGGCGCACAACCTGGCCCGCCTCGACGAGCTCTGGCAGCAGGGCCTTGAGCGCTTCGGCGGTCCTTTCCTGGCGGGGGATACGTTCACTGCGGTGGATGCCTTCTTCGCCCCGGTGGCGTTCCGCGTGCAGAGCTTCGCGCTCGACCTCGGTGAACCCTCGATGGCATATGTCGAACGGCTACTGGCGCTACCCGCCATGCAGCAGTGGTACCAGGCGGCGCTGGACGAGCCGTGGCGCGAGGCAGGCCACGAGGCCGAGGTGCAGGAGAACGGCACCGTTATCGAGGATCTGCGGCACCTTTCCTGA